A window of Felis catus isolate Fca126 chromosome A3, F.catus_Fca126_mat1.0, whole genome shotgun sequence genomic DNA:
ctggaggctgcttcggattctgcgtctccctctctctctctgcccctgccctgctcaactctctgtctctctcaggaataaacatttaaaaatttttaataaaaaaagaaagagaaaacccaaattGCGCCCGTACCAGGGACAGGACAGCCCGGGGGCTCCTTGACAGCCTTACCTGCTTAAGAAATGATTTCAAATATCCTGTGGTAAATGCACCATCCGTTTATCTATGGAGGTCAAGTGAGATAAGACTAGACAGGTCAGCCCTCCATCCCCATTAACTGAGACCATTGTGTTCAAATGCCAGGCGTGGCCGGCCCACCTCTTAGCCTGGGGGACACGCCGGCCTGGTTCTTGCGGCTTTTCTTTCTAGAAGGTGCTGACCTTCTTTTGGTGTCCGAATGTGCACGTACACTTGCACACGCATGTACACAGACACCCTCATGTgctacagacacacacagacacgcacacacttCAACATGCGCGGACTCACAGACCTCGTCATCTGTACCTCATCGAACACCCAAAGCGAACGCGGCCACTGCCTATTAGCTGGGGCGCCGTTGCTACGAGCCCTTCTCCAGAAGGCGGCCCCACCGACGGCACGCTACCGCACCCACGAGCTGTGCCTGTTTGGCAAGTCCCCTCTTGCTGAAGCTTTCTGAGGTTTTTAGTCGTGTGAATAACGTTGTGATGAGCTTCTCTGCACTGACACTTCCGTGTGGATCCCCAGGAAGGGAACCGGGGAGTGGGGCAAAGGGCACACGCGTGGACCGCATCTGGCCTTCCAGAAGGGCCATGACAGGTGCACTGTTCAAGTCAGGCAGCCACCCTCTGTCCCAGCGGCACACAGGGCCGGTGGAGGGGAGGACGTGGCCCCCTGCCCCTCTGACCGTGGCCTCCCCTGGCCTCTGCAGGCTCTGACGAGAAAACCCTGCCCGTCTCGGAGCTGGTGGACCTCGCATCACAGGTGGCCGAGGGCATGTGCTACCTGGAATCGCAGAATTACATCCACCGGGACCTGGCGGCCAGAAACATCCTTGTGGGGGAAAACAACATCTGCAAAGTCGGGGACTTTGGGCTAGCCAGGCTCATCAAGGTAGGGCCCGGGGAGCACGCAGGACTCCCTCTGCCCATGGAGCTGGGGCTCAAGGGAGGCCGGCTGAGCAGCCACGGGGCGGGACGCCGGAGTAGCGGCAGCTCCCAGGTGAGGCCCAGGGCGCAGCCCTGATGGGGTGGGCAGGCCTCTCCGGGGACTgagagctggaggggcagggggacccccggaggagagagaagccacacgGGGGCCGGTGGGGCGCTCCTGGGCGGGTGGGGCACCTGCTCACTCTTTCATGGTGTCTTGCGTTCAGCGCTCAgcgaggggagagggtgggagtgGCTTGTGAGCTTAGGGCAAACGTCCCCCCCACAGAAGACACTTTTATCGTGGAGGGTTCTGAAGACAAACGTGGACAAAACGGTGTaacgagccccccccccccagccccatccGGTGTCCCCTCCTTCCACGGTTAGACCCAGGTCGACACGTGCACACTGAGACTccagacagaaacagacacatttcTGACAATTAATGGGACTCCTTAAGGTCATCACATGCCCCCTCGGAGCTACGTTTCCAAATTCCCGAGAGCCAAGAATTCATTTGTTTGCTCCCACTGCCTGAGCCCTTCAGTCTGTGCTCCCCTGCGGCTCCTTCGGTGCTGGGCCtggctctctggctccctcttccCAGAAACCCCCCTTGTGGCAGGGCCTTCCACTCAGGGCGGGGTCTGTCAGTGGGCGAGTGGGTTCTGCCTCAGTTCCCCTGGCATGGTGGGGCACTGATGGCCAGAGTCCAGGGCCCTCCACTGAGGGGCTGATACCCTGATGCTGTAGTCCTTGACTGTAGGCTGGGTACTTCTAGAAAGGCATTTCCCTCATTCACTTGGTGGCCGGCCCATCCGGGTTGTCTCTATGAGCCCATGGTTTGAACACACCTGCAGGCTCCAGCGTGGCAGGCACTGTCCCTGCTCGAGCTCACGCTGGCCGACCTCTGGGACACGGATACCACCTGGGAGGGCCACGTGTATCCCAGTGCTTCCtgcgcaccccccaccccccagcccctgaaTCTGGTGGCCCAGGGCCTGCCTGTCTCCCAGTGCCAGCACCACCTCCCTCTAGTGGCAACCGTCCATCATCAGTGCCATCTGCTCTGGCCCACCGCGAACCCAGCTCCCCACGTGCGTCCCCACGTGCGTCCGTGCTGCGGGGCCAGAGCCTGCAGGCTGCCCCATGGCCCGCCCCAGCACATCTCCGCTCGCAGGAGGACATCTACCTTTCCCACGGCCGCAACATCCCCTACAAGTGGACCGCCCCGGAGGCCCTGTCAAGAGGGCTTTACTCCATCAAGTCGGACGTCTGGTCCTTCGGGATTCTCCTCCACGAGATTTTCAGCAGGGGTCAGATGCCCTATGCAGGTACTGGCCCCCAACAACGTCCCCAGctgtgggcagggtgggagggtgCCGCCACCTGGACTCGGGGCATGCGCCACACAGACCGCCAGGCTGCCTCCCCGGGGCGGCCTCCAGACGGCGTCAGGAGGGTGCAGGGGATGCAGAGGGCAGGAGAGCGGCCCAGGGTCCCCCGGGAGGGTGGAAGACGGCGGTGAGGGGACAGCCCCCGCAGCCCCTGCTACCGGCCCGCCCCAGGCATGACCAACCACGAGGCCTTCCTGAGGGTGGACGCGGGCTACCGGATGCCCTGTCCCCCGGAGAGCCCACCCGCTGCGTACAAGCTGATGCTGTCGTGCTGGAACAGGGACCCGGAGCGGAGACCCTGCTTCCAAGCCCTGCGGGAGAAGCTCTCCAGTGTCAGCAGGTACGAGAACCCGCTCTGAAAGGGACACCCCTCTGGTGCTGCCTCTGAGGCCACGAGGCCCTGTGAAGGGGGGCCCGGGTGCCGCCCTGGACCTCAGATCAAGGGTACGGGCAGACGAAGGTGTGGACGAGTTCGCAGGACCGGGCTGAACGCTTGGGGGACGGAGATCCTCCAGCCAGGGGCCCACCCTGCCCCGGGGCTGGGGGAAGCAGTCCCCTTGAAGTCGGGGGGCTGAGGCTGCCCATTCCTCCTGTCTGCTCCTCAAAGACACCAGCTCCTGGAAAGTGCCGGGACTCTCCACAGCCAGCTCTAACCCTCCAGGAGCCTGGCCACTCTTCTTTCCAAAGGGAGTGGACCTGTCCCTGGTCCTGACTCAAAGCCCATCAGCTGTCAGGACCAGGGCGCAGCTCCCCCAGGTGGGACATGAGGAGGGGCCTGGATTTTGGGCGGGCTCACCCTGGGTCACCTGGCCTGTGGGCAGCTCCTGATATGGGGCGACATGGCCTTCTCAGTACTCTGTGAAAACGGGCTATTTGCTGGTGGGGCACTGCGGTCTGCTACCCAGGGCCGTGGCCATCAGCAGCCGCCACCAGGAGTCCTGAGGGCCTCATCTGGACGCTGTAGCCAGGAGACTGGgcacctgcccccaccctgggTCCGTGTGAGGTGGGAATGAAGGCCTCCCCTACAGGCCTCAGCACGGACTACTGGCTTTGGGAGCACAGGGGGCCTGGGTAAGACTGCACCGACCCTGCAGCCTGCCTTGACACGATGAGGGCAGACACGACAGCGGCCCTTGAGGGCCATCAGCTACACGGGATGCCCTGGATTGGACTGAACCGTTTCTAGCACAGAGTGGGGGCAGAGTGGCCAAAGAGGAGGCTGGGCTCCCTCAGTGGCCCGTGGGGCCCCTAACTTCATACCAAGCCCCCATTCACGCCCTCCCTAAGCTGCCCCCTCCTGCCCAACAGACCCGGGCCAATCTCTGCTGGCCACTGAAGGTGTGTGGACACACAGTCCACCAATCACGCCCGCCCATGGAGGCTGGCGGAGGACGACACAGCCACACCCTCCCAAGGCTGGAGTTCGTCTAGAGCCGGGTCACCAGCGGTGGGAAGGTCCCTTGGGAACGCCCCCGTACCACTTACGACTCAGTCTTAATTTTGGGTCCCTGCCCCCAGAGTTGGGGGACCCTACCCAGAGCGCGTCCTGCAACAGGCTAGAAGAGACAACACCCTCACAGGAAGGCTCCGGGAGATAGTCCGGCCCCGTGAGCCGCACACCAGTTGGGACAGCTCTGGTACCGGCCCCTCACTGCCCTCCAGGGTGTCAAGGGCAGGGGCCCTTGCCAAGGTCCTTCCAGGGGCACCAGGTCCCTCCAGCTGACGGCCCCTAAACCCACAAGCAGAGGCCCAGGACTCCAGTGGCTGCCCCGGAGCTTCTTGTCCAACCTCTGAACTGCCTGCTCTTccaggccccccaccccttctcaggTGCCAAGGCTCCACACTCGCTGTGGTGGCTTGCCGCTGTGAACCTGGGCCAGACCCAAGAGGTGGCTCCCCAATGAGGGAACCCAGGAAGGCCCAGGGAACAGGGCCAACTCTCCATCTCTGCCAGGAAGTGAGGTTGAGAAACATCAGCTTCTCCCACGGGCCCCAGGGGCACATGGTCACACACACCATCAGGGCTACTGGCTGCTCGGTTTATTTTCCACTTGGTGCAAGGCACACGGTTACAGGGTGTAGGGAAGGCTTGCGTGTGGCTTGGATAGTAAAGAGTGGGGTTCTCTCGACTtcctttttggtgttttgttattttgatataAAAGAACCCAAGTGCTTCTGCCGCAGCCCGCCTagtctatgggggggggggaggagggaggggaagaggggaggggaggggaggaggggaggaggggaggggaggagagaggggaagggggggagggcaggggaccgGCTCTGATGAGCCTAGCGCCTCCTGCAGCCTGGCACGGGCCACTCAGGACTGGGGCCTGGTGTTGGCTTTGCCAGGCTGGCCACCAGGCTGCTTCCTCATGGTTTCCAGAGCCAGGTCGCAGGCGATGGAGCCGCTGGACGCCTGGGGAGATTCCGAGCTGGGGGAGAGCTTGGGGTCAGGGGGGGttccacctgcccccacctcccatgcTGGCCCCCAGGAATGTGGACTCACCGCTCTGGGGACTCCAACACTGTAGCCATGAACGGGAGAGTGGACTTCCCGAAAAAGAAGCTTGCCCACCAGTGACCTGGGTCAGCCTTGGGGAGACCTGAGACAGGCAAAGTAGGATGGTGGTGCCCCTGCCTACTCCTGGTGGGATCCCTCCAGATAGTGCCGCCCACCGAAGGGGAGTGGCCCTGCGCTCACCGGGGTGGTGAGGGATGGCTTCCCCAGGATACTCCGCACTTCCGCAGGAGCTGTTACTGGAAGTGGAACCCAGGCGGCCTGGAGAAGAGAGGCCTGGTCAGCTCTGCAGGGCACCGAGTCCCCTGCCCTGTCCACCAGGCCAAGCGCTGGCTTTGCTGGCAGCACAGCGGCAGAGCCAGCGCTTCTAGcggcccaccccccgccccgacGGGACCTGTAGGGCAGAGGACGAGGGGGCTGACTTACGCCGGTAATAGTCGTGGGTGGCCACGAGCGAGCCGCTGGAGGGGATGGCTGCCATGCTGTCGCTTCTATGGCCGGTGGAAGCCTGCGCACACAGGGGTCGGGGAGCCCCCCTGGTCACCCGCCGGCCCTCGGGAGGGGCGTTCCCCACTCGGGTACCCGCCCCCACCCAGACTCCGGAGTCCGCCACGCTGAGTTTATTTCCCGAGCGGAGGCGGAGCCCGAGCCCGGAACTCCCGGCCGCCTTCATCGCGCAGGGCGCGGGCGGCTCCAACCGGCCCGAACCGGCCGCGCGGGAGCAACAAAGGCGCTTTGTGCGCGGGGCCGCGGGCCCGGGGTTCCGGGCACCTGCCCAGCCCGCCCGTCCCGTCCGGCCTTAGCCCAGCCCGCGCCCCCGGCCGTCCGGCCTTCCGTCCGCCAGTCTGTCTGTGCCGCCAGCCGTGGCGCACGGGGGCGCCCCTTCGGATCGCTCGATCCCACTCACGCGCCGCCCGGGTCCTCACCTAGGCGGCGACCCCTCGCGGGCCTCGGCGCGCGATCACGGGTGGCGGGGACGGGGACGCTAGGCCACGGAGCCCATTTGCAGACGAGACCGCCTAAGGCCGCTCCACGACCGAAGCGCGCGCGGAGTGCGCACGCGCGGCCGCGCCCGCTTATATAGCGGCTCCGCGCTCGCGTCACGGGGGCGAGGCCAGGCGAGGCCCCGCCCTGAGACTGGCCCCGCCCCACTCGTCCAAGACACACCCCCACTCCCGACCCCCGCCTCTGCGAGGCCCCGCCCCGAGCTCGGCCCCGGGCCGCTCCAGTCCCATTGGGCCCCGCCCCTGGGTCCGTCCGAACCCCGCCCTTAGTGGCCTGGCTCCCGCAGGCTGGCCAGGGTGCAAGTGCCGACCTGCGGCATCGGTCCGGTCTGGGGCCACCTGGGAAGCCCGTCTCGGCCTGGCCTGGAATTGGGATGGTTAAATGACCTCCCTACCCCGTCCCGGAGCAGTGCCTGTCCGGCCACCTCCCCTGTCCTAAAGAGAccctctctcctgtctcagaGCAAGGCTTGTCCACCCTTCCTGAAACCCGGGGACCCCAGGTGGTCCAACCTGTCTCGGCCTCTCCAGCCCTTCAGAGGCGGTGGGGGCGCTGGACGTGGCCACGCAGGCCCAGCCCCTGCGGTGCCTTTCTCCTTCAGCCTTCTCCACTGGGGACAGAGCCAGTCCCACTGTCACCCAGGACAGACTGGGGCCTCTGCTCTGCGTGCCCAGCCCTCCAACCAGATGTGGGTCCCCAGCagctcccttctctgcctccgtGGGCTCGGGGTGGTGCCTGGAGCCCTCCAGCTGGGCTGTGGCAGACAAGGCCCTTCCGGGGTGTCCCTCTCCCAGTTCTGGTGGCTCTGGGACCCACACCCCAGGCCTCCAGCTTCAGCCAGCATCCCCCTGCTTGTGAGCACAGCttgcaggggagggtgggggtgggagggcagcgGGCCAGGGAGGGGGCCTCATTTGAATGAGTGGAGGTAAAGAACTGCCATCTGGGGATGTCTCCCCCAGCGGGAAACAGAGGCCCCCTGTTTGGGGCAACCACAGAATGTTCCCTGAAGTGTCTGGGGCCTTGCCACACCCCGGTTGGTCAACCAGGACGACAACTTCCTTTTCTGTTGTGGAAATcagccctccccccagcccctcagcTCCTTGTCAAAGGCCCCGAGCCCCAACCTCCCTCTGCAGGGAGAGGCAAACTTGGCTTTTTGCATTCTAGGCCCTGGCTGGGTGTCTCTTCCCTGATGGTTGGGAGGGTCTTGAGAAGTCCCTGCGGGCATCAGGGAGAAGCCAGGGAGATCTCATAATGCCTTCTGCCAGGCCCTCCCCATCTTCAGACCCCGGCAAGGACCCCTCCAGGATTCCTGGACCTCAGTCCAACTTCTCACCCAGCAGACAGGAAGTCAAGGCCTCAGGAGGGGAGGGACCTGGCAGCCCCTGGACGTGACCCTTTATCTGGCTGGGTGGGGGGTCGAGGCTTCGGACATTCTGACCAGGACCTGGCTTGGGCAGTGGTGTGGCCCAGGGCACTGTAAGAGGAGCTCAGTCTGGTTAATGCCCACTCCTTGTCCACCTTCACCCTCTCTTCCCCGTGGGCGAGTCCCCTGCTGGCAGTTCCGGGGGGGGGGCTCTCACGCAGGGGGTCAACCAGGCCACACGCATGGAGGAGACAGCCTGGCCCCCGCCAGCTCGCTGTCATTTCACCACAACCCCAAGCCGCCTTCACAGCCGACGACCTTCCCCTCTCGTCGACTCCCGCTGTCTCCAGTTTCCTGTCCCTGCGTCAGGCTGATTCTGGATCATAAACTAGGTGTGACTTGGTGCGAATCACATTTAATTGTTAAAGGACATTTGTCATCCTCTACCTCACCCTCACACTCACCACACCTCGAGCCCCTCCGTCAGGTTAGTGGGTCAGTGGCTGTCTGGGGTCCGTGCTGGGGTGCCGCCATGGGCTTCAGTGCCAGCCCCTGATGCTGGCCTGGAATGGGCCAGGCCCATGTGCACCCCCCCCAACTCACGGGGTGCCTGTGCCTTTGCCTGACTCTTCCTCCCCTGAGAAGCACCGGACGCCCCTCCCAAGCTAGGGGCAGCTCCTAGGAGGCTTGGAGCATGACTGGATTTGGTGTTTTGTGGTCCACAAAGGtggctggggtggctgggtgccagctctgtgctgggtgctgtggGGGAAACCGAGGCCAATAGCACCTGCACTCACTGCACAGTAAAGACACAGAGAGCGAGGCAGGGATGCTCGGGAGGGGTTTCTCATGCCCCCAAGAACACAGAGGTGGGCCTGACTCAGACCTTGCACCGTTCTGGTACTCAGTACATGGGTTTGTTGAATATCTACTATGAGCAAATGGCTGAGCCGGACAGGAGTGGAAAGGCCAGTCCAGAGTGCAGGGGGACCCAATGCGGTGAGGCAAGACAGCAGAGGGGGTGTCAGGTTTAAGCTGAGATCTGAGGAAggtggagatggggggagggaccGGCAGGGACACCCTGAGACCCAGCTCTCAGTGCTGCCGGGCAAGAGCAGGGAGGCTGGTAGAccctgggatggggaggggccaGGTCGGCCCACTGGGGCCACTGAGGGTCACTCGTAAGGCAGATTGGTCAATGTACTGACCAGGAGGGAGCAACGTTCTAGTAAGACCCACAGACCTGTGGTCTGTGGCTGAGTGTGTGACTGTCTTGTGGTATGTCTCACACACGCCTCCAACAGGACTGTGGTTTCAGGGCTTGAGGACCTTGGACAGCGTTTATGGCCAGAAAATGGGGTCGGGGCTTGGAGGTCAGGCCACAGTCTCTGAAGCAGTGGGGTGTCTGTTCTGAATCCTGGGCATGGTGGTCACTCAAAAGGGGCGcagctggggttggggggtggcaAAGGCTGATGCTACtcgggggggggcctgggtgggtcaaAGAGAgtgtcctgggggtggggagacaccagtgtgagcaggaggaggACAGGCTGGGATCCCTGGGGCAGACCCatcctgtggggggggggggggcgggttctGAGCGGAGACAGCTGGGATTGGGGGCCACCTGGAAGGATGGGGCCAGCTTGGGGCTCCCAGGGACAGAAGGGCTGCCCAGCCTCTGCTGGGAGGGGCTTGGTGCTGGAGGCCGGTGTTGACGTTGCTTTCCCGGCTGAGGCTCGTCTGTCTGTTCTTCCAGAGAGTACTGGaagcctactgtgtgcctggcagtGCAAGGCCTGTGTGTGCAGAGCTGGATGAGTGGGAGCCCCTGCTCTcccagggctcagtcccaggCTCAGTCCCCAGAGCTTGAGAACGTGCTGTCACagcccccagggcagggaggtACACAGGCCCTGGACCCAAAACCCCTCGCACACTGGGCTCAAGGTGCGTGGAGGTTGAAGCTATGTCCTGCCTCCTGGTGGGGAGCAGCGGGCGAGGCGTCCTTCTGCCTCCCCCCAAGTGGGCACACCAGGCACGGCCCTGCAGGCTGGGCAGTCCTTCCCTGAGGCCTCAAAGCTCCTCCTTCAGCTGTGCTCACAACAGTGAGGGCCCTGACGCAGCTGCTCCCCAGGGACCCAGGCCTGTGCCTCTTGGGGGCTTCTCGGGTCTTCTTAGGCCCGGACATCTGGGGCAGAGGGTTCTGGGAGAAGTGTAGAGGGGCCAGGCAGTTGGGGTCCTGACCCCCCTCCTGCAGAACCTCCAACCCCAGGCACGGCTGCCTCCATCGCATGGACAGAAGCTTCAGACTCTCACAGGAGAGACCCGGAGTGGTCAGGCCGGCCTCTGTGGCTTGGAGCTGTGACTTCTTGACATTTTGTCCCTCTTTCACATGTGAGCACCGGTTCTATGACTTTTCTATGACTTGGTGCTTTTCACTTCAATTTGACTAGATTTGCTTCCGTTCACACTGACCCTCTAGCTCCAGCCAGCCAGGCCCTTCCTCAGGCCACATGACGCCCCACCCTGGCTGGGTGCAGACATGTGCTGGGTGTGGATGCCAGGCAGAGCCTGTGAACCCCCCTCTAGGGCTGAGGGCAAAGCCAGCCATGCCCAAGAGTCACTTACCTCAGGGTCGGGGACCCTGTCTGGGGGCCTGGGCAGGCGGGGCACTTGGCCGCCACCTGGCTGTGGTCACCTCCCCTCTGGGGCCCCCCCTTGTAGAAGTGTCATAGGCCAGGCTCTCGGGAACAGAAGCGAGATGGAGACTGAGAGGCAGGGCGCATGTTGGGTGGGGGGCCGTGGGGCCAGTGGGGGTCCTTGGCGTGAGAAGGGACAGTCAGGGGTAACCTGCAttggcccccaccccactcag
This region includes:
- the PPDPF gene encoding pancreatic progenitor cell differentiation and proliferation factor; translation: MAAIPSSGSLVATHDYYRRRLGSTSSNSSCGSAEYPGEAIPHHPGLPKADPGHWWASFFFGKSTLPFMATVLESPERSESPQASSGSIACDLALETMRKQPGGQPGKANTRPQS